A single Hyperolius riggenbachi isolate aHypRig1 chromosome 12, aHypRig1.pri, whole genome shotgun sequence DNA region contains:
- the LOC137541025 gene encoding E3 ubiquitin/ISG15 ligase TRIM25-like — MASADLTAELCCCICMEIYKEPVTLPCGHNFCRYCITKAWDNQEDLQEYKCPECQQIYRKRPELKRNPTLHNIAKALRSMETDSEESGIFCTYCDFAVPAAKSCLHCETSMCTKHLRRHDRSVEHTLLPPTTDLGKRKCTVHKKILEYYCIKDSTCICASCMLHGEHKRHPVKTMEKASEQKKVKLKNDLERLTLERDEMEKRVQELKVQKRKAQEKASGVTKRVETVFRDFRSRLHEQEKRLLRDISKWEEQTSLVISEMVQQLEVKKEELARNIYHVQELCTMPDPLTVLQDPDRGNICDTVCGDNEKTKIQESDGGDLDEGQVSDTLRNLLYMIKSLQVCTKSTGIFLDKKTAAHNVQISEDMKTASYSDSGLHHPATPGRFQNNHVLSIGSITSGTLSLEVDTAF, encoded by the exons ATGGCGTCTGCTGACTTGACTGCTGAGCTCTGCTGCTGTATCTGTATGGAGATCTACAAAGAACCTGTGACATTGCCATGCGGTCACAACTTCTGCCGGTACTGTATAACAAAAGCCTGGGACAATCAGGAGGATCTACAGGAATATAAATGTCCAGAATGTCAGCAGATATACAGGAAGAGACCTGAACTGAAAAGGAATCCAACGCTGCATAATATAGCCAAAGCTCTTCGTTCTATGGAGACAGATTCTGAGGAAAGTGGAATCTTCTGTACCTATTGTGACTTTGCTGTTCCTGCTGCTAAATCCTGTCTGCACTGTGAAACCTCCATGTGTACCAAGCATCTGAGGAGACATGATAGGTCAGTAGAACACACTTTACTACCCCCCACCACTGACTTAGGAAAGAGGAAATGCACCGTTCACAAGAAGatcctggagtattactgcaTCAAGGACTCTACCTGTATTTGTGCATCCTGTATGCTACATGGAGAACACAAACGGCATCCAGTGAAGACAATGGAGAAGGCCTCTGAGCAGAAAAAGGTGAAGCTAAAAAATGACCTAGAAAGGCTGACCTTAGAGAGAGACGAGATGGAGAAAAGAGTCCAGGAACTGAAGGTACAGAAGAGAAAAGCACAAGAAAAGGCATCTGGCGTAACAAAGAGAGTAGAAACTGTGTTTAGAGACTTCAGGAGTCGGCTACATGAACAAGAGAAGAGACTCCTGAGGGACATTTCCAAGTGGGAAGAACAGACATCACTGGTGATCTCTGAAATGGTCCAACAACTGGAAGTAAAGAAAGAAGAGCTGGCCAGGAATATATATCATGTCCAGGAACTGTGCACCATGCCTGATCccctgactgtcttacaggatcCAGACAGAGGGAACATCTGTGACACTGTGTGTGGAGATAATGAAAAAACAAAGATTCAGGAATCGGATGGAGGGGACCTAGATGAAGGTCAGGTCTCTGATACATTACGCAATTTATTGTACATGATAAAAAGCTTGCAGGTCTGCACTAAATCAACAGGcatttttcttgataaaaaaacagCTGCTCACAATGTACAAATATCAGAAGACATGAAAACAGCATCCTACTCAGACAGCGGCCTCCATCATCCAGCAACTCCGGGAAGATTTCAGAATAATCATGTTCTAAGCATCGGGAGTATTACTTCAGGGACGCTTTCCTTGGAGGTGGACACAG CCTTCTAG
- the LOC137542350 gene encoding protein snail homolog Sna: MPRSFLVKKHFSASKKPNYSELESQTVYIAPFLYDKYPIPVIPQPEILTTGAYFPSLVWDTSLLTTFFTTDPDYSKSPISTSSDDCKPLDLTSFSSEDDEGKTSDPPSPASSATEAEKFHCNQCNKSYSTFAGLSKHKQLHCDSQTRKSFSCKYCDKEYVSLGALKMHIRSHTLPCVCKICGKAFSRPWLLQGHIRTHTGEKPFSCTHCNRAFADRSNLRAHLQTHSDVKKYQCKTCSRTFSRMSLLHKHEETGCSGNH, encoded by the exons ATGCCGCGATCATTCCTGGTCAAGAAACATTTCTCTGCCTCCAAGAAGCCCAACTACAGCGAGCTAGAGAGCCAGACAG TGTACATCGCACCATTCCTCTATGACAAGTACCCCATACCTGTTATACCGCAGCCGGAGATACTGACCACTGGAGCATACTTTCCCTCGTTAGTTTGGGACACCAGCTTACTTACCACCTTCTTCACCACTGACCCCGACTACAGCAAGTCCCCCATCTCCACCTCCAGTGATGACTGCAAGCCTCTGGACCTCACCTCTTTCTCCAGtgaggatgatgaggggaagaccTCGGACCCCCCCAGTCCAGCATCCTCAGCCACTGAAGCTGAGAAGTTCCACTGTAACCAGTGCAATAAGTCGTACTCTACCTTTGCTGGACTGTCCAAACACAAGCAACTGCACTGTGACTCACAAACCAGAAAGTCTTTCAGCTGCAAGTATTGCGACAAGGAATATGTCAGTCTGGGGGCCCTAAAGATGCATATCCGAAGCCAcacgctaccctgtgtctgcaaaATCTGCGGCAAGGCGTTCTCCAGGCCATGGCTGCTCCAAGGACACATCAGAACTCATACAG gagaaaagccattttCTTGCACACATTGCAACCGGGCCTTCGCTGACCGCTCCAACCTCCGGGCCCATCTTCAGACTCATTCCGATGTCAAGAAGTATCAGTGCAAAACCTGCTCCAGGACTTTCTCTCGAATGTCACTCCTCCACAAACACGAGGAGACAGGTTGCTCGGGAAACCACTGA